One segment of Triticum aestivum cultivar Chinese Spring chromosome 2A, IWGSC CS RefSeq v2.1, whole genome shotgun sequence DNA contains the following:
- the LOC123190951 gene encoding uncharacterized protein, whose translation MQPMEGVLVALASYGATMLTEMAKDKVAMLTRVSGEIDDPGTKLRDLKNILADANRRNITNESMRAWVEELKRAVHDVVTDILDRCRLKVME comes from the coding sequence ATGCAACCCATGGAGGGGGTTCTGGTTGCTCTGGCATCCTACGGCGCCACCATGCTCACCGAGATGGCCAAAGATAAGGTGGCCATGCTAACCAGGGTCTCTGGCGAGATCGACGACCCTGGCACCAAGCTCAGGGACCTTAAGAACATCCTTGCCGATGCTAATAGGAGGAATATCACCAACGAGAGCATGCGGGCGTGGGTGGAGGAACTGAAGCGTGCCGTGCACGACGTCGTCACTGACATCCTCGACCGGTGTCGGCTCAAGGTCATGGAATAG
- the LOC123190950 gene encoding uncharacterized protein isoform X1: MRVAVVGGGVSGLAAAHELAASGGDGVRVTLYEEEASLGGDARTVAVDDGAGCVKLDLGFMVFNQVTYLHMMEWLEGLGVEMERSDMSFSVSTQSKGGGGGCEWGNGNGISSLLAQKTNILKPSFWRMVCEILKFKNNALTYLEDHEHNPDLDRKETLGQFIQSHGYSLSFQEAYLIPVCTGMWSCSSQDVLSLSAFLALSFCRNHGLLQLFRHSQLPTVKPRSQSFVNKVKEKLESIGCRIKTSCRVKSVSSLDGSAGYRVLENDGSEERYDSVILGVHAPNALKVLGVEATHHERRILGACQYVHRDIYLHCDQNLMPRNTSAWSAWNFLGTTSRGFSVTYWLNQIQKIESVRPFLVTLNPPCVPDHVLLKWNTSLPVPSVAAAKAYLDLDQIQGKRGIWFCGAYQGHGFHEDGLKSGKAAAQGLLGKKCELLLNPKKMIPSWTEAAARLLVARFFNQYISIGNLILVEEGGSVFTFGKACEKCPVKSVIRVHDPLFYWKVAIEGSIGLAEAYIDGCFSVLDKREGLLNLMLILIANRDERRNRRIARKGFWWSPFHIIAQLAYAKYFLRHASRKNTATQTRRNISRHYDLSNDFFSLFLDKSMTYSCAVFKMENESLEAAQQRKLSLLIEKAKIKRGHHVLDIGSGWGSLAIQAVKQTGCKYTGVTLSAEQHKYAERKVREAGLEDHITFLLCDYRKIPPSKYDAIISCGMIEHVGHEYMDEFFACCESYLAEDGILVLQFISIAEERYDQYRKRPDFIKEYIFPGGCLPSLARVMSAMTTSSRFSIEHVENIGPNYYTTLMHWRDNFMANKDQVLKLGFDEKFIRIWEFYLIYSAAGFKSRAVGDYQVVFSRPGNRRLGLP, from the exons ATGAGGGTGGCGGTGGTTGGTGGCGGGGTgagtgggctggcggcggcgcacGAGCTTGCCGCCAGCGGCGGAGACGGCGTGCGCGTGACCCTGTACGAGGAGGAGGCCAGCCTCGGCGGAGACGCCAGGACGGTGGCCGTCGATGACGGGGCCGGCTGCGTCAAGCTCGACCTCGGCTTCATGGTCTTCAACCAG GTAACATATCTCCACATGATGGAGTGGTTAGAAGGGCTTGGTGTTGAGATGGAGAGGTCAGACATGTCTTTCTCAGTGAGCACACAATCTAAAGGAGGTGGCGGAGGATGTGAGTGGGGAAATGGCAACGGTATATCGAGCCTCTTGGCGCAAAAAACCAACATACTGAAACCCAGTTTTTGGCGCATGGTCTGTGAGATACTCAAGTTCAAGAATAATGCTCTGAC GTACCTGGAGGACCATGAACATAACCCTGATCTGGACCGTAAAGAGACACTGGGGCAGTTCATTCAGTCGCATGGATATTCCCTATCGTTTCAAGAGGCTTATCTT ATTCCAGTCTGCACAGGCATGTGGTCATGTTCATCACAAGATGTTTTGAGCTTGTCTGCTTTCTTGGCGCTGTCATTTTGCCGTAACCATGGCCTTCTTCAG CTGTTTCGTCACTCCCAGTTGCCCACTGTCAAGCCTCGTTCGCAGTCCTTTGTAAACAAG GTAAAAGAAAAATTGGAGAGCATCGGCTGTCGAATTAAAACCAGCTGTCGGGTCAAATCTGTTTCAAGTCTTGATGGAT CAGCTGGCTACAGAGTCTTGGAGAATGATGGTTCAGAGGAAAGATATGACAGTGTCATCCTTGGAGTCCATGCGCCCAATGCTCTCAAAGTACTAGGAGTTGAAGCTACACATCACGAACGGAGAATTTTAGGTGCTTGTCAGTATGTCCACAG GGATATATACCTCCACTGCGATCAAAATCTGATGCCCCGAAATACGTCAGCATGGAGCGCTTGGAATTTCCTGGGGACTACTAGCAGGGGTTTCTCTGTTACTTACTGGCTAAACCAAATTCAG AAAATTGAATCTGTCAGGCCTTTCCTGGTGACACTCAACCCCCCTTGTGTTCCGGATCATGTACTGCTTAAATGGAATACAAGCCTTCCTGTTCCATCTGTGGCTGCGGCGAAGGCTTATCTGGACCTTGATCAGATCCAGGGAAAGAGAGGAATATGGTTCTGTGGGGCATATCAAG GTCATGGTTTCCATGAAGACGGATTAAAG TCTGGGAAAGCAGCAGCTCAAGGTTTGCTTGGAAAGAAATGTGAGCTTCTGCTGAACCCAAAAAAGATGATTCCATCATGGACCGAGGCTGCGGCGCGCCTTCTAGTTGCaagatttttcaaccaatatatatcCATCGGTAACTTGAT ATTGGTCGAAGAAGGAGGTAGTGTGTTCACCTTTGGTAAAGCTTGCGAAAAATGCCCTGTAAAATCTGTCATCCGAGTTCACGACCCCTTGTTCTATTGGAAG GTTGCAATAGAAGGAAGCATTGGCTTGGCAGAAGCCTATATTGATGGTTGTTTCTCTGTTCTTGACAAGAGAGAAGGCCTTCTGAATCTTATGCTG ATTCTCATTGCTAACAGAGATGAACGTAGGAACCGCCGCATTGCCAGAAAAGG GTTTTGGTGGTCACCTTTCCATATAATAGCTCAGTTGGCATATGCTAAATACTTTTTGCGCCATGCCTCGCGGAAGAACACTGCGACACAAACTCGTCGAAACATCTCTCGCCACTATGATCTT AGTAACGATTTTTTCTCGCTTTTTCTGGATAAATCGATGACTTACTCTTGTGCGGTATTCAAG ATGGAGAACGAAAGCTTAGAAGCAGCCCAGCAACGTAAACTTAGCCTTCTAATAGAGAAG GCTAAAATCAAGAGGGGGCATCATGTTCTTGATATCGGTAGCGGCTGGGGAAGTTTAGCAATACAAGCAGTTAAACAAACTGGCTGCAAATACACTGGAGTCACTTTGTCAGCGGAGCAGCATAAATACGCTGAGAGAAAAGTAAGAGAAGCTGGCTTAGAG GACCACATAacttttcttctatgcgactaccgTAAGATACCACCTTCCAAGTATGATGCAATCATAAGCTG TGGTATGATCGAACATGTTGGGCATGAATACATGGACGAATTTTTCGCTTGCTGCGAGTCTTACTTGGCCGAAGATGGCATACTGGTCCTCCAG TTCATCTCAATTGCGGAGGAACGGTATGACCAATACAGAAAAAGGCCAGACTTCATCAAAGAATACATATTCCCTGGCGGTTGCCTTCCTTCTTTGGCCCGTGTAATGTCTGCCATGACCACATCATCAAGGTTCAG CATAGAGCATGTCGAGAATATCGGTCCCAATTACTACACAACTCTGATGCACTGGAGGGACAACTTCATGGCCAACAAAGA TCAAGTTTTGAAACTGGGCTTTGATGAGAAGTTCATTCGTATATGGGAGTTCTACCTCATATACTCTGCCGCTGGTTTCAAGTCACGTGCGGTTGGAGATTACCAG GTTGTTTTCTCTCGTCCAGGCAACCGTCGGCTAGGTCTGCCTTGA
- the LOC123190950 gene encoding uncharacterized protein isoform X2, translating to MRVAVVGGGVSGLAAAHELAASGGDGVRVTLYEEEASLGGDARTVAVDDGAGCVKLDLGFMVFNQVTYLHMMEWLEGLGVEMERSDMSFSVSTQSKGGGGGCEWGNGNGISSLLAQKTNILKPSFWRMVCEILKFKNNALTYLEDHEHNPDLDRKETLGQFIQSHGYSLSFQEAYLIPVCTGMWSCSSQDVLSLSAFLALSFCRNHGLLQLFRHSQLPTVKPRSQSFVNKVKEKLESIGCRIKTSCRVKSVSSLDGSGYRVLENDGSEERYDSVILGVHAPNALKVLGVEATHHERRILGACQYVHRDIYLHCDQNLMPRNTSAWSAWNFLGTTSRGFSVTYWLNQIQKIESVRPFLVTLNPPCVPDHVLLKWNTSLPVPSVAAAKAYLDLDQIQGKRGIWFCGAYQGHGFHEDGLKSGKAAAQGLLGKKCELLLNPKKMIPSWTEAAARLLVARFFNQYISIGNLILVEEGGSVFTFGKACEKCPVKSVIRVHDPLFYWKVAIEGSIGLAEAYIDGCFSVLDKREGLLNLMLILIANRDERRNRRIARKGFWWSPFHIIAQLAYAKYFLRHASRKNTATQTRRNISRHYDLSNDFFSLFLDKSMTYSCAVFKMENESLEAAQQRKLSLLIEKAKIKRGHHVLDIGSGWGSLAIQAVKQTGCKYTGVTLSAEQHKYAERKVREAGLEDHITFLLCDYRKIPPSKYDAIISCGMIEHVGHEYMDEFFACCESYLAEDGILVLQFISIAEERYDQYRKRPDFIKEYIFPGGCLPSLARVMSAMTTSSRFSIEHVENIGPNYYTTLMHWRDNFMANKDQVLKLGFDEKFIRIWEFYLIYSAAGFKSRAVGDYQVVFSRPGNRRLGLP from the exons ATGAGGGTGGCGGTGGTTGGTGGCGGGGTgagtgggctggcggcggcgcacGAGCTTGCCGCCAGCGGCGGAGACGGCGTGCGCGTGACCCTGTACGAGGAGGAGGCCAGCCTCGGCGGAGACGCCAGGACGGTGGCCGTCGATGACGGGGCCGGCTGCGTCAAGCTCGACCTCGGCTTCATGGTCTTCAACCAG GTAACATATCTCCACATGATGGAGTGGTTAGAAGGGCTTGGTGTTGAGATGGAGAGGTCAGACATGTCTTTCTCAGTGAGCACACAATCTAAAGGAGGTGGCGGAGGATGTGAGTGGGGAAATGGCAACGGTATATCGAGCCTCTTGGCGCAAAAAACCAACATACTGAAACCCAGTTTTTGGCGCATGGTCTGTGAGATACTCAAGTTCAAGAATAATGCTCTGAC GTACCTGGAGGACCATGAACATAACCCTGATCTGGACCGTAAAGAGACACTGGGGCAGTTCATTCAGTCGCATGGATATTCCCTATCGTTTCAAGAGGCTTATCTT ATTCCAGTCTGCACAGGCATGTGGTCATGTTCATCACAAGATGTTTTGAGCTTGTCTGCTTTCTTGGCGCTGTCATTTTGCCGTAACCATGGCCTTCTTCAG CTGTTTCGTCACTCCCAGTTGCCCACTGTCAAGCCTCGTTCGCAGTCCTTTGTAAACAAG GTAAAAGAAAAATTGGAGAGCATCGGCTGTCGAATTAAAACCAGCTGTCGGGTCAAATCTGTTTCAAGTCTTGATGGAT CTGGCTACAGAGTCTTGGAGAATGATGGTTCAGAGGAAAGATATGACAGTGTCATCCTTGGAGTCCATGCGCCCAATGCTCTCAAAGTACTAGGAGTTGAAGCTACACATCACGAACGGAGAATTTTAGGTGCTTGTCAGTATGTCCACAG GGATATATACCTCCACTGCGATCAAAATCTGATGCCCCGAAATACGTCAGCATGGAGCGCTTGGAATTTCCTGGGGACTACTAGCAGGGGTTTCTCTGTTACTTACTGGCTAAACCAAATTCAG AAAATTGAATCTGTCAGGCCTTTCCTGGTGACACTCAACCCCCCTTGTGTTCCGGATCATGTACTGCTTAAATGGAATACAAGCCTTCCTGTTCCATCTGTGGCTGCGGCGAAGGCTTATCTGGACCTTGATCAGATCCAGGGAAAGAGAGGAATATGGTTCTGTGGGGCATATCAAG GTCATGGTTTCCATGAAGACGGATTAAAG TCTGGGAAAGCAGCAGCTCAAGGTTTGCTTGGAAAGAAATGTGAGCTTCTGCTGAACCCAAAAAAGATGATTCCATCATGGACCGAGGCTGCGGCGCGCCTTCTAGTTGCaagatttttcaaccaatatatatcCATCGGTAACTTGAT ATTGGTCGAAGAAGGAGGTAGTGTGTTCACCTTTGGTAAAGCTTGCGAAAAATGCCCTGTAAAATCTGTCATCCGAGTTCACGACCCCTTGTTCTATTGGAAG GTTGCAATAGAAGGAAGCATTGGCTTGGCAGAAGCCTATATTGATGGTTGTTTCTCTGTTCTTGACAAGAGAGAAGGCCTTCTGAATCTTATGCTG ATTCTCATTGCTAACAGAGATGAACGTAGGAACCGCCGCATTGCCAGAAAAGG GTTTTGGTGGTCACCTTTCCATATAATAGCTCAGTTGGCATATGCTAAATACTTTTTGCGCCATGCCTCGCGGAAGAACACTGCGACACAAACTCGTCGAAACATCTCTCGCCACTATGATCTT AGTAACGATTTTTTCTCGCTTTTTCTGGATAAATCGATGACTTACTCTTGTGCGGTATTCAAG ATGGAGAACGAAAGCTTAGAAGCAGCCCAGCAACGTAAACTTAGCCTTCTAATAGAGAAG GCTAAAATCAAGAGGGGGCATCATGTTCTTGATATCGGTAGCGGCTGGGGAAGTTTAGCAATACAAGCAGTTAAACAAACTGGCTGCAAATACACTGGAGTCACTTTGTCAGCGGAGCAGCATAAATACGCTGAGAGAAAAGTAAGAGAAGCTGGCTTAGAG GACCACATAacttttcttctatgcgactaccgTAAGATACCACCTTCCAAGTATGATGCAATCATAAGCTG TGGTATGATCGAACATGTTGGGCATGAATACATGGACGAATTTTTCGCTTGCTGCGAGTCTTACTTGGCCGAAGATGGCATACTGGTCCTCCAG TTCATCTCAATTGCGGAGGAACGGTATGACCAATACAGAAAAAGGCCAGACTTCATCAAAGAATACATATTCCCTGGCGGTTGCCTTCCTTCTTTGGCCCGTGTAATGTCTGCCATGACCACATCATCAAGGTTCAG CATAGAGCATGTCGAGAATATCGGTCCCAATTACTACACAACTCTGATGCACTGGAGGGACAACTTCATGGCCAACAAAGA TCAAGTTTTGAAACTGGGCTTTGATGAGAAGTTCATTCGTATATGGGAGTTCTACCTCATATACTCTGCCGCTGGTTTCAAGTCACGTGCGGTTGGAGATTACCAG GTTGTTTTCTCTCGTCCAGGCAACCGTCGGCTAGGTCTGCCTTGA